agtcgctcATCCCTAGttgtcatctgggaatgtggctaatcctaacccactcgtccctctgatgactcaatatatatcaatagaatcaacataaatcgccgtcaaaggagtcaaggctcaatatgttatgccaatacaattaatgcatgaatgcaacagaataaacattcaatGCACATAATTGCAAACAACAGTCAtcgaatattcttacacgccaatataaACGTCATAATGATATAGGTTTGAACGTACCTCAACTACAACTTATAATACCACAGATTCTTAAGAACTTCTGATGGCTTGTCCAACAACTGAATGTACAATATAAATTCACTATATACCTCAATACAATGCATACAAAACAactaaaccaaaataaattaGCTCGGCTAAAATTCGAAATCCGAGCAGCCTATTAAACCCATGCAAATCCTGAAATTCcaagcttaatacctcaagAAACGAAGCTTAAACACACAATGGAAATCTCGCGAAGATGGCTCGGCGGAAATGTCGCCAGAAACACTGTTCACGATCTTAACAACGAGCTGGAAATTAGCTGAAAACAGGGGAAATAAAGGGCTTTGATTCCTTGCTAAATAAACTCACATCAACAAGAAAATTGAAGCTAGAAGCTCACCAAATCGGACAAAGAATGAAACGCAATTGCCGGCTCGAACGTGAAAGATGGAGCACTGATTTCTACCGATTCATGGCAAGAAAGTAGCTAATATGTTGGAGGAAGAAAAGTGCTAACCTACTGCACTAAATTTCTGGCCGTTGAGAACGATGCACGCTTGTTGCAAAAGAAGGGGAAAAGTGACGGGTGCAAGGCAAAGAAAGTTCGGGATTGAGCGATCTGATTTTTCCATCAAATGGGTTGgatttcattaaataaaataggaaATGGGCTCGGCTTACTTATTGGGTCTCACATTCTCCTCCACtaataaaagatttcgtcctcgaaatctaacAACTACAACACTGATATCCACAACATTACGACTGATAATACATAGGAAATTCATAATACATCGCGTAATTCATTACATTCTCAAACAAATGAGGCCATTCGCAGATTTGCCTCTAATTCCCACGTAGATTCTTCTCTTCCATGTCTACTCCACTGTACCAAAACCAATGGAATCGTCTTGCTCCTGAGCTGTCTTTCCTTGGGGTCCAAAATTTGCACTGGATTTTCAACATAGCTAAGAGAACTGTCCAACTTCACATCCTCGACATTCAAGATATGAGACGGATCTGGCTCATACTTctgcaacatagatacatgaaacacattatgTATCAAAGACAAACTCTGTGGCAAATCCAAACGGTAAGCCAATATGCCAATTCTCTCAACAATCACATATGGACCAATATAACGCGGAGCTAACTTCCCTTTATGTCCAAATCTCATAGTACCCCGAAATGgtgatattttcaagaaaacataatcGCCCACTTGGAACTCTAATGGTCGACGCCTTTTATTAGCCTAACTGGCTTGACGATCCTGGGCTGCTTTCATCTTTTTcctgatcaattcaactttatctttcatttcttgaataaattctggTTTTGACATATGTCTTTCTCCTACATCTTCCCAAcatatcggcgatctgcactttcttccatacaaagcttcaaatggtgccataccGATTGTTGCctgaaaactattattgtaagaGAATTCATCCAAAGACAATGATTCTTGCCAACCACCTTTGAAATCCATCACCACTGCTCGTAACCTGTCTTCAAGTGTTTGAATGGTtctttctgactgaccatctgtctgtgggtgataGGCGGTTCTCATAGCCAACTTTGAACCCAAAGCTGATTGCAAACTTCCCCAAAACTTCGAAgcaaaccttggatcacgatcggATACTATGGTtactggcacaccatgcaatctcactaTATGATCAATGTACAGTTTCGCCATTTTCATATAAGTACATGTACGATCATACGGAAAAAATTGAGCTGATTTAGACAATCTatcgacaatcacccaaatcgcatcacaaccacgattagaacgaggaaaatgtgtcacaaaatccatagcaatgtgCTCCCAGTTCCATTGCGGCACTTCAAGACTATGTAACATTCCGCCAGGTCTCATTCTTtcggctttaacttgttgacatgttaaacatttagccacaaaatgagaaatatctttcttcataccttcccACCAATAATGAGCTCTCAAGGTATGATACATCTTTCGAATTCCTAGATGAATACTatgtcgactacaatgtgcttccCGTAGTATAGCTTCTTTCAGATATATCAAATTAGGAACCACAAGTCTACCATTAAAGCGCAGACTACAATCTGAGGCAACACTAAACTTTGTTGCCTGACCTGTTCGAGACATTTCTTTCAATCTATGCATGTGCGGAATGGTCTTCTGTGCTGCTTTGATACTGGATAAAATCTGTGGCTCAACTTGAATAAATGACACTATAAAGTAGTCTCCACTGATCTGATAAGTCCATCTTGAAATCCCCAAGTGCTCGTGAACTTTAGAGATAGTCAAAGATGTCAGCATAGCATTCTGAACTTTCCTGCTGAGAGCATCTGCAACAAGATTCATCCGACCTGGttgatactgaatctcacaatcaaagtctttaagcAACTCCATCCATCGaggctgtctcatgttcaagtcAAGCTGTGAGAAAAGATATTTAAGACTCTTGTGATCCGAATGAATCCCAAACCTCTCACCGTACAAATAATGACGCCATAActtcaatgcaaacacaatggcagccaactctaagtcatgaactggatatcggGTCTCATGCGGCTTCAACTGACAAGAATCATATGCAATCACTTGCCCATTTTGCATTAAAACACAACCAAGTCCATTTAGAGATGCATCTGAACAAACAACATATCCACCTGAGCCTGATGACAAAGCTAGCACTGGAGCTGTTGTCAACTTTTCCTTCAAAGTCTTAAAACTTGACTcgcattcatcactccacacaaaACGTCGATCTTTTTGCATTAATTGGGTCATAGGCCTTGCTATAATAGAAAATCCTGCAATAAAACGCCTATAATATCCTGtcaatcccaagaaactgcgaatatCGAAAATATTCTTTGGTGTTGGCCAATTGAtaacagcttccactttactggGATCTACTGATACTCCTTGAGCTGATATaacatgacccagaaatactactctatccagccagaattcacatttagaaaattttgcatacaattgCGCTTTTCTGAGTGTTTGGAGGACTAACCTTAAATGTTCTcgatgtttctttttttttttgaataaatcagaatgtcatctatgaaaacaataacaaatctgtctataaattcacgaaaaacacgattcatcaaatccataaaaaccgctggtgcattagtcaatccaaaaggcataactagaaattcataatgtccataacgTGTTCAAAATGCTGTCATCGGAACATCTTCCTCTCGAACCCTAAGTTGATGATATCCAGGACGAAGATCGTTCTTTGAATACACTGAtgtaccctgcaactgatcaaacaagtcatcgatACGCGACAGATGATACTTATTCTTCACAGTAGCTTTGTTCAACTgcctgtaatcaatgcacattctcatcgtaccgtccttcttctttacaaacaataccggagctccccaaggtgacatACTTGGTCTAATATAGCATTTTTCCAGTAAGTCCTGTAATTGctctttgagttctttcaattcCGTTGGAGCCAAACGGTATGGTGCTCTCGAAATAGGATTTGTCCCGGACACCAACTCAATGCTAAAATCGATTCCCCTCTGGGGTggaaatccaggaatctcatcgggaaatacatcaggGAATTCCTTGACAACAGGAATATCTGAAGCTTCAAACCTTTTTCCCTGAGTCGCATCAACTGCATAGATCATGAATCCTTCATTTCCTGATGACAAGATTCTAAACATTTCCATTGCTGACACTAACGGAATACGTGATTGCAAATCACTACCGTAAAAATTCCATTTACTGCCATAATACGGTGTGaatctgacaactccatggaaacaatcaacggtagctcgaTAATTTGACAGAgtatccattcccaaaatacaGTCGAAGTCAGACATATCTAGCTTGATGAGATtagttatcataatattatcatCGAATCTAATCACACAATTCAGAATTATCTCATGAGACATCAAACACACACCGGCAGGAGTAGAGACTGACACAATATCTATCAACGGAGTagtagcaatctcatgctcatcaacaAATACAAAAGATACAtatgaatgagatgctcctgtgTCTATCAGGATACGAGCATGATGATTAAAAATAAGGCATATACCTGCAATAACTCCCCCTGGAGAGTCTTGAACTTGATCCTGAGTTAGAGCATGAACTTGAGCCTACTGTGGCTCTGGAAAACGCTGCGTAACAGAACCTCTAGGCTGAGGATAGCTAGACTGCTGAAAAGACTGAGTTAGAACAAAAGGTCTAGTTGCTTGTCCTCTAAAACCCTGACCAAATCGAGGTTGCTGAAATTGTTGTCTTACTGCATTCTGACGTACTCTAGCATAATGTCCAACTTGCCCACAAATATTACAAGATCCATGAACTCCCGAACACTGAGTACTGATATGCTTACCACCACAATGATGACAAAATACTCCACCTGGTGACCCAACTGAACCTCCACGCTGACTGCCAGAACTAGAAGAACTACTACGAGTCTATTTCTAGAACTGTTTTCCTTTAGCCTTAAAGTTTTTGTGCTTTGGTTGTTGATAAGACTGCGAAAGCTGATACGGAAGTAAAGGACGGTGTAGTGGTGCACCCACTGGAATCGGCACATTACCTCCGAAACTCTGAGGAAAACATGGTTGAACTGACTGTGGTTCTGCCAAAAGTAGACTTGCCTCCACATTTTTGGCTTTCTCTACAGCATCGGCATAATTAACAAGCGCTCCAGCTACTACTAAAGTACAAATGGTTCAATTCAATCCTTACATAAAATGCGATAGCTTGTTCCGATCACTGCTAGCAACATGAGGaacataggcaagaagtgctgaGAATTGAGAGGCATACTCTACTACAGTCATGTTACCTTAAGTCAATCTATTAAATTCAGCTTCCGTGGCCGAATAATACGAAGGCGGTGAATATTCTCAAGCAAACTGAGCGCAAAATACATCCTAATTAACTCTTTCACTAGATTCTTTTAGAGCTTCTTCAGTAGTTTCCCACCACAACTGAGCTCAGTCTTTTAGTTGAAAAATAGCCAACTTAAGTTGCAAATCAGGAGTGTACTCCAACAAATTAAACAAACGCTTCATACTTTTTAACCATGCTACAGCTTTCTCACCATCTTCATTCCCAAAGAATCGAGGAGGACGCATACCCATTCCTCTAGTCAACTGATCCACTTCATGCTCAACGTTAACATTTCGTGCTTCACCACGAGGACGACGACCTCGTCTTCCCCTTTCAGTCTCGTTAAGTCCTCTCACATTAGGAGCTTCGGATTCCTGAACAACTTCCTTTCCTTTTCTGCCCTTACAACCAGGTGCCATCTACAATACACAAAGATTTAATCCAATGGCAGAAACAAAATAATCGGTCTAGTATAAGAGCATAAACTTAAACTAATATGCTCTAGTCCTGCTGATACATTTAATTCAAAACATAGAAACAAGTCAGagcaaataatcaaacacatgcacaatcattttatttgtgtCTAAACTCGAGTGTCCTAGACTCTAATTTGAGTGTATCCcagttacgctctgataccaactgtgagggTCCGtgcacttaattaatatttaattaccaaacaacaaggattacttggtgtaaacagcgaaaacgagtttaaaacgttcattttggcctacagaaatttcggcatgacctccccgtaagtaggacatcccaaaaatttcaaaacacaacaacaaTATTATAtgctcgaaaataacatcaagttcacaaaCAACCAAACACATAtcctacagccgcactggccaggactagacaCAACATACCACAAATAAAATTCAACACAACATAAAAACACCACAatacagctacacagggcatctccctggcaaatgtatcaaaccagtataatatatagatatctaggaactctgacacaaaccaACTGACTACTGGGTAACACTcactgacgctccaccagacgagtcaaatcccctggaatgacctgctatggcatcaaaaacaaccacaaaataaaaagaaaacaggggtcggaccccagtaTGACAAATGAGTAAAATCACaacgtatataaaagacatgtaataataccaagtaaatgcaatgacatgcaatgcatgaatggtaacaatggaatagcggataccaaatggagtccaaacgaatagcatcGTCAACAGTAACAGTGGACACCCatgccaggaatgcagcatcaaatcgccgctcatccatgcacgtagcatcgggaatgcgagtagctaagtcgctcgtccctagctgtcatctgggaatgtggctaatcctaacccactcgtccctctgattactcaatatatatcaatagaatcaacataaatcaccgtcaaaggagtcaaggctcaatatgttaCGCCAATacaattaatgcatgaatgcaacagaataaacattcaatGCACATAATAGCAAAAAACAGAcaccgaatattcttacacgccaatataaACGTCATAATGATATAGGTTTGAACGTACCTCAACTACAACTTATAATACCACAGATTCTTAAGAACTTCTGATGGCTCGTCCAACAATAGaacctacaatataaattcaATATATACCTCGATACAATGCATACCAAACgactaaaccaaaataaattggctcggttaaaattcaaaatccGGGCAGCCTATTAAACCCATACAAATCCTGAAATTCcaagcttaatacctcaagAAACGAAGCTTAAACACACAATGGAAATCTAGAGAATATGGCTCGCCAGAAATGTCGTCGGAAACACTGTTCACGATCTAAAAACGAGAATTAGCTGAAAACAGGGGAAATAAAGGGCTTTGATTCCTTGCTAAATAAACTCACATCAACAAGAAAATTGAAGCTAGAAGCTCACCAAATCGGAAAAATAATGAAACGCAGATGCCGGCACGAACGTGAAAGATGGAGCACTGATTTCTACCGATTCATGGCAGGAAAGTAGCTAATATGTTGGAGGAAGAAAAGTGCTAACCTACTGCACTAAATTTCTGGCCGTTGAGAACGATGCACGCTTGCTGCAGAAGAAGGGAAAAAGCGACGGGTTCAAGGCAAAGAAGGTTCTGGATTGAGCGATCTGATTTTTCTATCAAATGAGTtggattttattaaataaaatttgaaatggaCTGAGCTTACTTATTGGACCTCACAATTTAAAAACTTCTTCTTTTCTTGGGGGTTAATGCCCTCTATTCTTCCACGAAAtgttaaaattctaaaattagaAATAGTTGAATTCATTACCTTGTAATAAATTCTGTATAATAGAACAACATTTTATGTTCCATCTATCATGTCAAAGCCttcattttttatgttta
This sequence is a window from Primulina huaijiensis isolate GDHJ02 unplaced genomic scaffold, ASM1229523v2 scaffold24939, whole genome shotgun sequence. Protein-coding genes within it:
- the LOC140967357 gene encoding uncharacterized protein, which produces MAPGCKGRKGKEVVQESEAPNVRGLNETERGRRGRRPRGEARNVNVEHEVDQLTRGMGMRPPRFFGNEDGEKAVAWLKIVAGALVNYADAVEKAKNVEASLLLAEPQSVQPCFPQSFGDTGASHSYVSFVFVDEHEIATTPLIDIVSVSTPAGVCLMSHEIILNCVIRFDDNIMITNLIKLDMSDFDCILGMDTLSNYRATVDCFHGVVRFTPYYGSKWNFYGSDLQSRIPLVSAMEMFRILSSGNEGFMIYAVDATQGKRFEASDIPVVKEFPDVFPDEIPGFPPQRGIDFSIELVSGTNPISRAPYRLAPTELKELKEQLQDLLEKCYIRPRFSIIARPMTQLMQKDRRFVWSDECESSFKTLKEKLTTAPVLALSSGSGGYVVCSDASLNGLGCVLMQNGQLWRHYLYGERFGIHSDHKSLKYLFSQLDLNMRQPRWMELLKDFDCEIQYQPGRMNLVADALSRKVQNAMLTSLTISKVHEHLGISRWTYQISGDYFIVSFIQVEPQILSSIKAAQKTIPHMHRLKEMSRTGQATKFSVASDCSLRFNGRLVVPNLIYLKEAILREAHCSRHSIHLGIRKMYHTLRAHYWWEVLKCRNGTGSTLLWIL